The following proteins come from a genomic window of Blastococcus sp. HT6-30:
- the rlmB gene encoding 23S rRNA (guanosine(2251)-2'-O)-methyltransferase RlmB — MAGNSQRRGRSDGAGKKRATAGTGGKNRRSLAGRGATPPAEARPGHPAQRRAAADAKARADRARARQRAEESPELLLGRNPVVEALRAQIPATALYVVTGDTTRGGTDERIAEALALAADRGLPLLEVGKGEFDRMSQGALHQGIGLQVPPYDYAHPEDLLDIARDSGRAPLIVAMDGVTDPRNLGAVVRSAAAFDAHGVVVPQRRAVGMTASAWRTSAGAAARLRVARAVNLPRALAAYQDAGLQTVGLAGDGDVDLHEYDGFADPVALVVGAEGTGLSRLVREKCDVVVRIPIDRDTESLNVSVAAGIALHAAAAARR; from the coding sequence ATGGCCGGCAACAGCCAGCGCCGCGGCCGCAGCGACGGAGCGGGCAAGAAGCGCGCCACCGCCGGGACCGGCGGCAAGAACCGCCGCTCCCTCGCCGGCCGGGGTGCCACCCCGCCCGCCGAGGCGCGGCCCGGGCACCCGGCCCAGCGCCGGGCGGCCGCCGACGCGAAGGCGCGGGCCGACCGAGCCCGCGCCCGCCAGCGCGCCGAGGAGTCACCGGAGCTGCTGCTCGGCCGCAACCCGGTGGTCGAGGCGCTGCGCGCGCAGATCCCCGCCACGGCGCTCTACGTCGTCACCGGTGACACGACGCGCGGCGGCACCGACGAGCGGATCGCCGAGGCCCTCGCGCTGGCGGCCGACCGTGGCCTGCCGCTGCTCGAGGTCGGCAAGGGCGAGTTCGACCGGATGTCTCAGGGTGCGCTGCACCAGGGCATCGGCCTGCAGGTCCCGCCGTACGACTACGCCCACCCCGAGGACCTGCTCGACATCGCCCGCGACTCCGGCCGGGCACCGCTGATCGTGGCGATGGACGGCGTCACCGACCCCCGCAACCTCGGCGCGGTGGTCCGCTCCGCGGCCGCCTTCGACGCGCACGGGGTCGTCGTTCCGCAGCGCCGCGCCGTCGGCATGACCGCCTCGGCCTGGCGCACGAGCGCCGGCGCGGCGGCCCGCCTGCGGGTGGCCCGCGCGGTCAACCTGCCGCGGGCGCTCGCCGCCTACCAGGACGCCGGGCTGCAGACGGTGGGCCTGGCCGGCGACGGCGACGTCGACCTGCACGAGTACGACGGCTTCGCCGACCCGGTGGCGCTCGTCGTCGGCGCCGAGGGCACCGGCCTGTCGCGGCTGGTGCGGGAGAAGTGCGACGTCGTCGTGCGCATCCCGATCGACCGGGACACCGAATCGCTCAACGTCAGCGTCGCCGCAGGCATCGCGCTCCACGCCGCGGCGGCCGCCCGCCGCTGA
- a CDS encoding DUF445 domain-containing protein yields the protein MAAPRPTAPLTGALDDPARARDLARMKRFATGLFLLAAAVFLGCVLLGEDAGAWVGYVRATAEASMVGALADWFAVTALFRHPLRLPIPHTAIIPRKKDQIGESLGAFVQENFLTRAVVEEKLGNIDVPGRLGAFLAAPGRAERLGGDAATVLSGLTDLLKDEDVQPAVAALVDRKLHETPAAPPLARVVELVVDGGRHQEVLSAALRLMARFLDENRLVFRAQLGDASPAWVPDWVDDRVFDRAFAGVQAFLEEVGADPRHELRRSYDARLQAYVHALRTDPDTAARVEEFKKELLEHPAVRTWSGSLWTTAKDGLLAAAADPDSPLRARVTALIRDGARLLQTDPAVRELVQRHSARAASYVVERFSGDLADLVSSTVARWDTDETSRRIELQVGRDLQWIRVNGTVVGGLAGLVIYTVAQLLG from the coding sequence GTGGCCGCACCCCGACCGACCGCACCCCTGACCGGGGCGCTCGACGACCCGGCGCGGGCCCGTGACCTGGCCCGGATGAAGCGGTTTGCGACCGGGCTGTTCCTGCTCGCCGCCGCGGTCTTCCTCGGGTGCGTGCTGCTCGGTGAGGACGCCGGCGCCTGGGTCGGCTACGTGCGGGCCACGGCCGAGGCCTCCATGGTCGGCGCGCTCGCGGACTGGTTCGCCGTCACCGCGCTGTTCCGGCACCCGCTGCGGCTGCCGATCCCGCACACCGCGATCATCCCGCGCAAGAAGGACCAGATCGGCGAGAGCCTGGGCGCCTTCGTGCAGGAGAACTTCCTCACCCGCGCGGTCGTCGAGGAGAAGCTGGGGAACATCGACGTCCCGGGCCGGCTGGGTGCCTTCCTGGCCGCGCCCGGCCGGGCCGAGCGCCTGGGCGGGGACGCCGCCACCGTGCTCTCCGGCCTCACCGACCTGCTCAAGGACGAGGACGTGCAGCCCGCCGTCGCGGCGCTCGTCGACCGGAAGCTGCACGAGACGCCGGCCGCCCCGCCACTGGCGCGGGTCGTCGAGCTGGTGGTCGACGGCGGCCGGCACCAGGAGGTGCTGTCCGCGGCGCTGCGGCTGATGGCCCGCTTCCTCGATGAGAACCGGCTGGTCTTCCGCGCGCAGCTGGGCGACGCGTCGCCCGCCTGGGTGCCCGACTGGGTCGACGACCGGGTCTTCGACCGCGCCTTCGCCGGTGTGCAGGCCTTCCTGGAGGAGGTCGGCGCCGACCCCCGGCACGAGCTGCGGCGCTCCTACGACGCCCGGCTGCAGGCCTACGTGCACGCGCTGCGCACCGATCCGGACACCGCCGCCCGGGTCGAGGAGTTCAAGAAGGAGCTGCTGGAGCACCCCGCCGTCCGCACCTGGTCGGGTTCCCTCTGGACCACCGCCAAGGACGGGCTGCTCGCCGCGGCCGCCGACCCGGACTCCCCGCTGCGGGCGCGGGTGACGGCGCTGATCCGCGACGGAGCCCGCCTCCTGCAGACCGACCCCGCGGTGCGGGAGCTGGTGCAGCGGCACAGCGCCCGCGCGGCCAGCTACGTCGTGGAGCGCTTCTCCGGCGACCTCGCAGACCTGGTCAGCAGCACCGTCGCGCGCTGGGACACCGACGAGACCAGTCGCCGCATCGAGCTCCAGGTGGGCCGCGACCTGCAGTGGATCCGGGTCAACGGCACCGTGGTGGGCGGTCTCGCCGGCCTGGTCATCTACACCGTGGCGCAGCTGCTCGGCTGA
- a CDS encoding trypsin-like peptidase domain-containing protein produces the protein MSEHQHQYPGAGHQFTWQPPQQPTTPQPMFPVTYPGYGGLPSSAPAPAPEQPTTRRGGRLRIGLAGLVAGALIGGGAGAGVTALLDEPAGSTASSASAQSVTIENPERATTATAAAAKAAPSVVTVYVSTGASAGSGSGVILTADGYVLTNNHVVAGDGGGSGTVQVRTADGTLYDAQIVGTDPDFDLAVLRLDGAEDLVPATFADSDEVQIGDVAVAIGAPLGLSNTVTDGIISATGRAVATASTQDDATVLDAIQTDAAINPGNSGGALVDGAGEVIGINTAIATVASGLPGGQSQSGNIGVGFAIPGNTAQRVAQEIISTGTASRAFLGVTARTATDDQNREVGTGAEVATVEPGSAADEAALQAGDVVTAVGDRPVTTSTELTAAIRSQAPGKTVELTVRRGSDARTVEVTLGKTN, from the coding sequence GTGAGCGAGCACCAGCACCAGTACCCCGGCGCGGGCCACCAGTTCACCTGGCAGCCCCCGCAGCAGCCGACGACGCCGCAGCCCATGTTCCCCGTGACCTACCCCGGCTACGGCGGTCTGCCCTCATCCGCTCCCGCCCCCGCCCCCGAGCAGCCGACGACCCGACGCGGTGGACGGCTGCGGATCGGCCTCGCGGGCCTGGTCGCGGGCGCGCTCATCGGCGGCGGCGCCGGCGCCGGCGTGACCGCGCTGCTCGACGAGCCGGCCGGCTCCACGGCGTCCTCGGCGTCCGCGCAGAGCGTGACCATCGAGAACCCGGAGCGGGCGACCACCGCCACGGCCGCCGCGGCCAAGGCCGCGCCGAGCGTCGTCACCGTCTACGTGAGCACGGGCGCCAGCGCGGGCAGCGGCTCCGGTGTCATCCTCACCGCCGACGGCTACGTGCTCACCAACAACCACGTCGTCGCGGGCGACGGCGGGGGCTCCGGCACGGTGCAGGTGCGCACCGCTGACGGCACGCTCTACGACGCCCAGATCGTGGGCACCGACCCCGACTTCGACCTCGCCGTGCTCCGCCTCGACGGCGCCGAGGACCTCGTGCCGGCCACGTTCGCCGACTCCGACGAGGTGCAGATCGGCGACGTCGCCGTCGCCATCGGCGCCCCGCTGGGCCTGTCGAACACGGTGACCGACGGGATCATCAGCGCCACCGGGCGCGCCGTCGCCACCGCATCGACGCAGGACGACGCCACCGTGCTGGACGCCATCCAGACCGACGCCGCGATCAACCCCGGCAACTCCGGCGGCGCGCTGGTCGACGGCGCCGGCGAGGTGATCGGCATCAACACCGCCATCGCGACCGTCGCCTCCGGCCTCCCGGGTGGGCAGTCGCAGAGCGGCAACATCGGCGTCGGCTTCGCGATCCCGGGCAACACCGCCCAGCGCGTCGCCCAGGAGATCATCTCGACCGGCACCGCGAGCCGCGCCTTCCTCGGGGTGACCGCGCGCACCGCCACCGACGACCAGAACCGCGAGGTCGGCACGGGCGCGGAGGTGGCCACCGTCGAGCCGGGCAGCGCCGCCGATGAGGCCGCGCTGCAGGCCGGCGACGTCGTCACCGCTGTCGGCGACCGCCCGGTGACCACGTCCACGGAGCTGACCGCCGCGATCCGCAGCCAGGCGCCCGGCAAGACCGTCGAGCTGACCGTCCGCCGTGGTTCGGACGCCCGGACCGTCGAGGTCACCCTGGGGAAGACCAACTGA
- a CDS encoding ABC transporter permease translates to MGSSVVDLDLRLGVVLLALTAVAAVSGRLSGLGEDRAVLVTAVRATVQLAVVSAVLLVVVDFLWLSAAFVLLMVTVATVTAAGRTTDLPLRSAGALARLAATALPVLGGAAPIVALVLVSGTVPLRGEAVIPIAGILVGGAMTATSLAGRRLREELAQRHGEVEAALALGLPPRDAVLLVARPVAGTALVPPLDQTRTVGLVTLPGAFVGVLLGGGNPLEAGAAQLLVLIGLLAAEVLAVWAVTELVARGRLLPVPR, encoded by the coding sequence GTGGGCTCCTCCGTGGTCGACCTCGACCTCCGGCTCGGCGTCGTCCTCCTCGCCCTGACGGCAGTGGCCGCCGTCAGCGGCCGGCTGTCCGGCCTCGGCGAGGACCGCGCGGTGCTGGTCACCGCGGTGCGGGCCACGGTGCAGCTCGCCGTCGTCTCGGCCGTCCTGCTGGTCGTCGTCGACTTCCTGTGGCTCTCCGCCGCCTTCGTGCTGCTCATGGTCACCGTCGCGACCGTCACCGCCGCCGGCCGCACCACCGACCTGCCGCTGCGCTCCGCCGGGGCCCTCGCCCGGTTGGCTGCCACTGCACTGCCCGTCCTCGGCGGCGCGGCGCCCATCGTGGCCCTCGTCCTGGTCAGCGGCACCGTGCCGCTGCGCGGAGAGGCCGTCATCCCGATCGCCGGCATCCTCGTCGGCGGCGCCATGACCGCCACCTCCCTGGCCGGCCGGCGGCTGCGGGAGGAGCTGGCCCAGCGGCACGGCGAGGTGGAGGCCGCGCTCGCCCTCGGGCTCCCACCGCGCGACGCCGTCCTCCTGGTCGCGCGGCCGGTCGCCGGCACCGCGCTCGTGCCCCCGCTGGACCAGACGCGCACCGTCGGGCTGGTCACCCTGCCGGGCGCCTTCGTCGGCGTGCTGCTCGGCGGCGGCAACCCGCTGGAGGCCGGCGCTGCGCAGCTGCTCGTGCTCATCGGGCTGCTGGCGGCGGAGGTGCTGGCCGTCTGGGCGGTCACCGAGCTCGTGGCGCGCGGGCGGCTCCTGCCCGTGCCGCGGTAG
- a CDS encoding DUF5313 family protein: MRRQRPTPAQWVWYALGGGLPRELAPWVLADTTRSTWVWRHLARAAVQLLPLVVVCLLLVPVPLVYRLSAAGGGLLLGLLFSLAYMVETIEHRVAKAGYEPGTATRVRTERAERDRVERLAPYRRDGAGSFD; encoded by the coding sequence GTGCGCAGACAGCGGCCGACCCCCGCGCAATGGGTCTGGTACGCCCTCGGTGGAGGGCTTCCCCGGGAACTGGCGCCGTGGGTGCTGGCCGACACGACGCGCAGCACCTGGGTGTGGCGCCACCTGGCGCGGGCGGCCGTGCAGCTGCTGCCCCTCGTCGTCGTCTGCCTGCTGCTGGTCCCCGTCCCGCTCGTGTACCGGCTCAGCGCCGCGGGCGGCGGGCTGCTGCTGGGCCTGCTCTTCTCGCTGGCGTACATGGTGGAGACCATCGAGCACCGGGTGGCCAAGGCCGGCTACGAGCCGGGCACCGCCACGCGGGTGCGCACCGAGCGGGCCGAGCGGGACCGGGTCGAGCGGCTGGCCCCCTATCGGCGGGACGGCGCGGGCAGCTTCGACTGA
- the rarD gene encoding EamA family transporter RarD, with protein MDERRLGVVSGLGAYALWGVFPLYFPLLEPAGGLEIVAHRVLWSLLFVGLLLTVVRRWGHVRAAVGSPRTLLVLAGAAVLIAVNWLIYVYGVNSGQVVETSLGYFINPLVSVLLGVVVFAERLRPLQWVAVGIAAVAVVVLTVDYGRPPWIALGVALSFGLYGLMKKLVKVEAAPGLFLETALVAVPAGVVLAVLHTGGSGTFANAGVGHALLLASAGAATAVPLLLFAAAARRIPLSTVGLLQYLTPLMQLAIGVFFYGEPMPPARLAGFVIVWVALAVFTVDTLRHARAGARRAGRDVVVATP; from the coding sequence GTGGACGAGCGTCGCCTGGGGGTGGTCTCCGGGCTCGGCGCCTACGCGCTCTGGGGCGTGTTCCCGCTCTACTTCCCCCTCCTCGAGCCCGCCGGCGGGCTCGAGATCGTCGCGCACCGGGTGCTCTGGTCGCTGCTGTTCGTCGGGCTGCTGCTGACCGTCGTCCGCCGGTGGGGGCACGTGCGCGCGGCGGTGGGCAGCCCGCGCACGCTCCTGGTGCTGGCCGGGGCCGCGGTGCTCATCGCCGTGAACTGGCTGATCTACGTCTACGGCGTGAACTCCGGCCAGGTCGTGGAGACCTCGCTCGGCTACTTCATCAACCCGCTGGTCAGCGTGCTGCTGGGCGTGGTGGTCTTCGCCGAGCGGCTGCGCCCGCTGCAGTGGGTGGCCGTCGGCATCGCCGCCGTCGCCGTCGTCGTGCTGACCGTCGACTACGGGCGACCGCCGTGGATCGCGCTGGGCGTGGCCCTCAGCTTCGGCCTCTACGGCCTCATGAAGAAGCTCGTGAAGGTCGAGGCGGCGCCCGGGTTGTTCCTGGAGACGGCCCTGGTCGCCGTCCCTGCCGGCGTCGTCCTGGCGGTCCTGCACACCGGGGGCAGCGGGACCTTCGCCAACGCCGGCGTCGGGCACGCCTTGCTCCTGGCCAGCGCGGGGGCGGCGACGGCGGTGCCGCTCCTGCTCTTCGCGGCGGCCGCTCGGCGGATCCCGCTGTCGACGGTGGGGCTGCTGCAGTACCTGACCCCGCTGATGCAGCTGGCGATCGGCGTCTTCTTCTACGGCGAGCCGATGCCGCCCGCGCGGCTGGCCGGTTTCGTCATCGTCTGGGTCGCCCTCGCCGTCTTCACCGTCGACACCCTGCGACACGCCCGGGCCGGGGCCCGGAGGGCCGGCCGGGACGTGGTGGTCGCCACTCCCTGA
- a CDS encoding DUF3263 domain-containing protein — protein sequence MSSDPAPVVSPPRAEGSGEGTAQVGGAALSRREHDMLGFERQWWRRAGAKETAIRDLFGTTPTRYYQALNALVDRPEAMAVDPLLVRRLRRLRTARQRTRSSQILGKGNHID from the coding sequence ATGAGCAGCGACCCAGCCCCCGTGGTCTCCCCGCCCCGGGCCGAGGGGTCAGGGGAGGGAACCGCGCAGGTCGGCGGCGCGGCGCTGTCCCGGCGGGAGCACGACATGCTCGGTTTCGAGCGGCAGTGGTGGCGGCGGGCCGGTGCCAAGGAGACGGCGATCCGCGACCTGTTCGGCACGACGCCGACCCGGTACTACCAGGCGCTCAACGCCCTGGTGGACCGTCCGGAAGCGATGGCCGTCGATCCGTTGCTGGTCCGGCGTCTCCGTCGGCTGCGCACGGCGCGGCAGCGGACGCGTTCCTCGCAGATCCTGGGCAAGGGGAATCACATCGATTAG